The following is a genomic window from Lycorma delicatula isolate Av1 chromosome 6, ASM4794821v1, whole genome shotgun sequence.
GATatcatactttattattataacaaaatacttaattggtttactttaaataaacaaaaaaacacaaattagaaaataaaaacaaatttaataaaaattacatatttttaaaaaaaataacacagttttatcaatcagaaattaataatagatttactCTTTATAATATAATCTCACTTCTTAAGGATCTAATTATTCCACTAAGTTTACAATATAACAatcattattaagaaatttttaagtagttGTACAGATTCTAAATCTAACAGAAAAAGTAAGAATTTGTTTCCTTATGTATTTgctaaattaaatacaaagtaggaaaaatgtaatttaaatagttgtaaaacttcataaacagaaaaataaattaaaaacattcatagAGTTTTATGGATTTTCCATtgaatatattcaataaattccCTGTCATAATGACAAAACTCATTTAAACCATCTAAGAATTCTTGCTTAGTTTCTTTATTAGTTATTCTTAAAATACTCATTACTGAAGATGGTGATCTTACCTGGCGTACATCAGTGTATGTTAAATATCCTGAatctaataaatatgaaaaatacaaatcatAATTAACATATCCATTCTTTgacttacattttataataatattcatcaatTCAATGAAATCATCACTAACTGAACCTCTACTACCGGCTTCGATATCTATAGTTTTATTAAGCAGTAAactttcaatttgttttctaataatttcaatttttaatgtatttttcaaatttggtaTGTAACCAGTTTCATCCCAATAATATCCAATatctttggtttttaaaaaatgtaagattgaCCAAATATTATAGATATCTAAATTATCTACGCTTACATAACAATTGTATGTTAAGAGAGCTTGTTTAATTATTACTGGATCTAAATTAAACacagtattttttataagattacttACCTCTTGTCTTGTTAAACCATAAAACTCAACAAATTGATGTCTATCTAAAAATCTGTaagatttaataatgtttagatcAAATACAACAGCATTAGCCGTATAAGATGTTCCAGTAATAAAACCACCGAGTATGTATGAAGTATTGTTTAAAAGACCTGACATAACATCTTgactaaattcaataaaatcaaataatatttctttagaatactttttatacacgttataatatataaatgtacatatcataattttatcaaactcatctatcaaaaaatatactttcttcTTTCCAAAATGCCTATACAACCATATCGATAAAAGTTTTAACCCCTGAGCGacatcattttcttctaaatctttataAGATTTAGGACAACACCAAGTATTTAAAAGTCTCTTTTCCGTATAATTTAATCTTCTACTGTGTAATAAATATCTATGCTGTCTAAAAGATTCATGTAGAACATcttgaaacaaattaattaacttttcaaaagAATAATTTGGTATACCATCAttgaaatgtaaatgtataaCAGGATGTTTGCCAAAATGTTGTcgcataattttcatattatgtgtaatttttaaaccatgtttaataaataaattataattgtacgTATCTCTTATTGAATCCCTTGCATAATAcgtttgtgttattttatttccaaactcatcaacttcaatttctaaaaattttttgatCATATTTAAATTAGTACTTTTTCCAAATCGGCGTGGAGCTGTCACAAGTAAATAACGATGTTTTAGTACTTCCTGAATTAAAAGTGATTTGTCAACAAATGATGTAGTTTTTACAATATCAGTGAAATcacatgatgaaaaattaaatactggtTTCTGTGGTGagatctataaaataaaacacttcgGGTTAATTTTAAGCAGCATTAAACAAAACCGAAGATTATTTTTACACTTACAAAAAGTAAAGCATTCTAAGTTCATAGTTAAAAGCTGAAACTAATTACAATTGACAAACTTCTTATTTTTGTGtaagaaatacattttgtaatgtatgaaaaaatgccaaaaaGTTGACCACAATTTAAACCTACAACTTGCCTTTTCATTAGCACTTGCACTTATCCATGGGAGtttgacatattttattataatatagacTAGTAAAGCACCTGTAACAGTAACAGTTGCAGATGAGCTGACATGAAGATTATTTTTACACTTACAAAAAGTAAAGCATTCTAAGTTCATAGTTAAAAGCTGAAACTAATTACAATTGACAAACTTCTTATTTTTGTGtaagaaatacattttgtaatgtatgaaaaaatgccaaaaaGTTGACCACAATTTAAACCTACAACTTGCCTTTTCATTAGCACTTGCACTTATCCATGGGAGtttgacatattttattataatatagacTAGTAAAGCACCTGTAACAGTAACAGTTGCAGATGAGCTGACATGAATCATAAGTCACCCCAAAAATGACACCCATCTTAAGAGAAACAAATCGGTCCTTTCTCAAACTTACTAAATATCACATCAGCTTGCTAAGTTTACCAAAATGCAAGTGATAATCAGCACCAAGTGATACCTACACCAGTTTTCAATAGAGACTGGGTATATGATAACATCACTGCTCACAGAGTCAGCAACTCACTTGGCTGGTACCTTTTCTACCCCAATGCTTTACATGTGTCAATCATAAGAAAGAAGACAGATGTAAAGCAGCATCTCACAAATCAGTAAATGTAACAAAACTtgctaaatattctttttttacccttttcattggtagtgtaattttaatgttctagaacttaatttaaaaaaaaagaagaaataataatagcgattcaatttatttagaaacagagattaatttatttaaaaatatttttgatggttGGATTCAATAtctcaactattaaaaaaaaagctatttcagCTGTTACTACAGATAAGATTTTTCTTAAAcgacataattttaattcataaaagaatagaaaaaaaggttGCAAAGGAATATGTTCTATTAAAAATGCTGCAAATCTAAGTTCTCTGTTAGAAAagagtagttgcttttatacgcaAACAAACACAAACTAATAGAAatctcatatatatttatttctgcaaTTGTTTTACTGTCTGATTCTTGAAAACCAACCGTTTCACAGAGCTTTGGATGGCCAAGAATATCCActataaatttttggaaaatctttgtaaactttttttgcaatttcattgttagattaaaataatgaaactatagGGAAATCATAAGAGTATTAAATGGTGGGTTGAAAAAGATTCCTATTTATTGAGGGCcaagtagtaattttataaatttttatttttatttaaagaagtaaaatttgttttgtaatttcttaatgaAGTAATGTAACGATGAAATCGTACTATAAAGAAAACACAGGTTTTCATAATtccaaaatgttttctttaaatagacTGTAGCTTACAACatacaacaataaaactaaagaacAAGTTGTAACATCTCATTAAACTGTTTGTAtgacatatttaaaaactaagcCTTTTCTTTCATGACAAACATTTTTTAGTACTGAACATTAATGGGCACCAGACTCAACCAATAATAGCACTAAATTCATCTGctaaaaacttatataaactgAATCATAAATTCTGCTTATAacaagttttcttattaaaattttaaaatggctacTAGATAGGGCAATTCTATAAATAAccaatttcaaaatctttttaaatgccATTTATAAAATCATCTGTAAATAGTACAGTATATCTGTAATAGtatatatcaaacaattttatttatttatacaaaaggtttattattattattccttttttaaaaaaattttaataataaacaaactcaatgttataaaacaaattatatatataattgtacttACTGTACTATATATTGCACATACAGcacattttctgttataaattaatatgatcaaagACAGAAATAATAATCTTACCATAATAATTATACACAGATTACACcagtgttatataaatatatatatcattaattttattattattagttttttaactcatttattcagatttaattttgtgataatacaattttttactttgctAATAATCATCATATACAGTTTTtgtcttctaaaatatttaacaataattgtaaCTACATTAGTTCATCTCAatgtaagattaaattaataaaaatataaacttttacaaaaagatatcagattttgaattatatttaattttagcataTAGTTAGTTATATTACTTGATTAACAGTATACAGATAATCATAATCAGAAATCAATTAAATTGTATCactttctaatattaaatatagcttttcatattttaatgatttgtgaaaaaaaataatcacacaatATTTGCAACTTTACCACAACAAAATTGAGATGATAATAAGCATTCAAAGTATATTTGTTGATATGTACATTATAGAaacagaatgtttaaattttgtaaactcttttaatactgttgaaaaataaaacttatgaaagAAGCAAAATAtcgttttaatacatttttaaaagggaaagtaacagaataaattactattaataaattaatgcattCAAGGCTTTTTAAACGtttgtttattaaagtaaaatttaaaataaacatttgagtCATGCAGCAGGTGATCATTTTACCATGCACATCATAACTATCAACttaatatagaaacaaaatgaaataacagaaatagACATCAAATGACATGTTGGCTAAGTAAAAATGTCCACAATGTACTTAAAGGCATGTGTGAGCCCCCTCTTGTCCATGTTGAATGTCACCTTGACATACAAGTGTATGGTAGATGGACATAATCTCTCTTGTAATGTAGCGCTTCAAGTCACGCACATTACATGAATTCTGTCAGCATACAAAATACCTTTGAAATATATTTCCAGAGAAAGAAATCTATCTGCAATAAATCAGGTAACTGGAAAGGGCCACAAATCTTCTGATCAGGCCGTTACCAAATATTTCTCCCAGAAACTGGATGGTGTCACAAGAAATACAAAACGTGGCTCCATCTTTTGCAGGTAACAATAACATTCATCTGCTtccagaaaagtaataaattgcaTGATTAATGTCCTGGTACAATTTTGACTATTAAGGTACATGTCAAAAAATGTGGTCCCACTTTGGTATTGCTGCAAAAACCACACACCTCATTCAACTTTCATTGTGTGTAGTGGCATGTCATGTTACACATGCAGTTCTCTACCAACCAACATCTGTTTTTCTGATGGTTGACAAATCCATTAAGGTACAAAGATGCCTTATCGctaaaaaatactttatcaaaCAGGTTCATTAAGTCTACAGAGTAGGTAATCAGCTACAGTATACAATTTGAATGTCtggttatttcagtttttatacacAGTTATCAGAATACACAAATGCTACCCACACTTTTCTCCAATGTCCACTCTCTTCTTCTCAGTACTAAAGTCTTTCAGAATGGCTGACAATTCTCATAACTGTCAAATTGTTGGTCACAGGCATATCAAAttacttttgagaaaattgttcCTTTACATGTATGTATAAATGTCTTTGAAAGTACACTTCTACAATAAATATCTGCTACACTATGGAAAATGACACATATAATGTCAATAATGAACTTGCAAAAACAGTATACTTCAAGCAGATTTGTGACTTAATTATAGCCTAGTAATAATCCAGATGTGATGTCAACTGGTACATTCCTGAACTACACCAGTTTATTTAACCATTTACAGcaaacaaatatttacacataaaatGCCAGATAAGCATGATAAAATGATTACCATGAAATAAACTGTAAGTAAAGATGTGGATTTAATTTGTTATCACAATATTTGTGCGCAAACATAACTTACTGATTAAATagattacttatattattaatttttgaaaaagatactGAATTACTAAAAGCtatattaatatactaaattaattaattatactcaaTATATAGAAGAATTATTAATCAGAACacatgaaatgaataaatattaatgctattttattattacagataataTTATAAAGCATAAAAGCATAATTACAATCTAAATTCATCacaattaaatattgataattttataactttaaataaatttaaatcatttcaatTTACGAAACATGTAATAATACTGAAATGTAACAGTTAAAGGTTAGTTACTgtacaaacattattaaaattagattttaatttaccagtgcaatatacattatatgtatacattaataatatttagaaatagcataaacataataaagttaattattcattttttatgcataaattgatttaaatatcattcattaaagAGAAGTAGAAATAATTCCcattaaaaaaccatttcttaAGATTAAAATTACGCATTGcaattacttataataatgaatataaatattctgtttaattatttacaaacgaTCAAATGTATAACACAAAATTCCacattatgaaaaaatgatatgatcagaagtttataaataaatctttatatgtaaaaataaagccAATAAAATGTAAACCAGACCAAAAAACTGATATGAATACAAAGATAGCAATGGAAaaagcagaatttaaaataaaagtttaaatgaaaatattaaaatgaacagATTCTGTAAACGAAAAAGAAATTCTTGTGATgacaaattaaaagattatttggtATGCTACAAGGAAATggagtagaaaatattaaaaaaaaaaatactatagagAAAATATAGAGAGAAAacaatgtaatgaataaaaacagcctattttttttaaaaagaaatttagaactAAAATCCTGTAAAGGAATAAACAGAAACATAACATCAAGGCAGATGTTTTAATGATgactacttttataatttaaaattcattttcccagctatgttttcttaattataagtgatttttaggcctaataaattttctatgtatAACTTGCTAGATGTAATGCCTACATTATAACGACTATACGCTGTAtgctaatattatatttctattttatgaacCGACTGCTAAATTGTAACTAATAATATAACTTGTTGCAATCACCACAGTCTTAAACCAAGATAAATATACAGcagaacataattatatttttaagaccaATCTCTTGATTATATAAGAATCAAGTTTTGTCAAGCAGTCATGGACATATTCCATACTTTATACTTATATACTATAAGTATGGAAGTATACTTATATACTTCCACATTTgctatacacaaaaaatttaatcaatgttattactaataaataaattaaatttctgtataaaagGTAGGTCGTTCAATTCTTAATATACGGAAGACTTTTggtaataaataaagtgtaataaatCCTATCATTACATAAGTGAGATACTTAGAACATAAATCGATTGTTAACTTAACATTATCTTTTTCTAACTGTGTAGCAGTCATCGattcatttatattatgattGTCTTCCTCATTAGCTTCTCTGTTGGAATTTGAAGTTTTACTTGCTCTGTAATGAAGTACAgcataataaattgatttacacAGCGCACGAGTCCCAACAATACAACACATACCGATTACCGTTCTAAGAGCACCTAAACCtacaataaaaatcaacaaacatATCACAAATATTTAAGTTACAATCAAGGAACATATTTTAGGGAAATTATCTTTTTGAGGGAAAATGGAAATGAGCCTTTCATTTATATACAAATCAGTCTAAATTACTATGTCCCctagtttattatataattcttatttttttagaaaatggttATCAATAAGTTCATAAAACTTTCATACGTTTCATAGTTTCCCCTTTCTGAATCCCTTCTTAGATATAAGTGTTCTGTTGATGAAATTCTgttgaagttataaaaatgtaacagattGGTTTAATGGAAATTGTGtcataatttacttacatttaaacCTAACAGTGGCAAAATCATACCTGTGATGTTAGTAACTATGATTGTAGCAGCAATATTGCAACCACAGTGTTAATTTCAAGGTTTTATTCAGTCgcttttttatcctttaatacTGCTTCCTTCTACAGAATACTCAACATTCTAATTTCCTTTTACAATAATCATACAAAACttctctttaaaagaaaaaaaatatccctttcatatgaaatatgtaagtgtttaatattataatatgacatagaacatattacaatattattgccATATTGTAATATGGCAGAGAATAGTAATTTCATCTTAAACAGCATTTCTGTTTACATTTTGTATCCATTTGTAGAATGATaggaatggggggggggggatgaaaGGAAATAGAAAAGAGAAATAACATGAGATATATTGAAAAGTGAAAACAtacaaataagataaaagaaaatggaGGAGATGAGTAAACACTGACTGATCAGTCACAGTGGCTCAGTCACTGTGTTCCGAGTCAGTGACTAGGAATGAGCcagtttagtataaattttaaactattaaaataaaagctattaTACTACCAGACCTGGAAgtatgtgtataggcaaatgTTATTACTGCTATGGCTTACCAGGCTTGACATAGTTGCAGATGTAgtgtaatgtaagtgtaaatgtactggtaaacatggagtctggaacagactcaggtctaccattcctgagagcAACTCCCTAACTAACTTAAAGATAATTAACTGATGACTTCCGTAGATTCTTAGCCCTGTAGAGGATGGTTGAGGAGATCTGTTGTCACGATGAGAATGGATGTGAGGAGAACAGTGTGACAGAGCTGTGACGTAGGCGTTGACCTTGCTCCTGAAAGCGAACTAGAGCAGAGAGAGATCGAGGttgattaaatttatgaatctgtttcttgatttttaagtaaatcaagaggactttgattaaattgaattgtaggaaaaaatCGTCATTGCGATCAATACTTGTTTTGCTAGTATGAGGATCGTagttttggtg
Proteins encoded in this region:
- the LOC142327029 gene encoding uncharacterized protein LOC142327029 is translated as MVRLLFLSLIILIYNRKCAVCAIYSTISPQKPVFNFSSCDFTDIVKTTSFVDKSLLIQEVLKHRYLLVTAPRRFGKSTNLNMIKKFLEIEVDEFGNKITQTYYARDSIRDTYNYNLFIKHGLKITHNMKIMRQHFGKHPVIHLHFNDGIPNYSFEKLINLFQDVLHESFRQHRYLLHSRRLNYTEKRLLNTWCCPKSYKDLEENDVAQGLKLLSIWLYRHFGKKKVYFLIDEFDKIMICTFIYYNVYKKYSKEILFDFIEFSQDVMSGLLNNTSYILGGFITGTSYTANAVVFDLNIIKSYRFLDRHQFVEFYGLTRQEVSNLIKNTVFNLDPVIIKQALLTYNCYVSVDNLDIYNIWSILHFLKTKDIGYYWDETGYIPNLKNTLKIEIIRKQIESLLLNKTIDIEAGSRGSVSDDFIELMNIIIKCKSKNGYVNYDLYFSYLLDSGYLTYTDVRQVRSPSSVMSILRITNKETKQEFLDGLNEFCHYDREFIEYIQWKIHKTL